From Balneola sp. MJW-20, the proteins below share one genomic window:
- a CDS encoding four helix bundle protein, giving the protein MHNLEELNVWVKSRDMARKMRKITRIFPTEEKYRLCDQLIRSSRSVSANIAEGFGRYHMQETIQFSRIAKGSLYETLNHLYVALDEGYITTDVFNDLRSEIEVINKMINGYIYYLKKAKNK; this is encoded by the coding sequence ATGCATAATTTAGAAGAATTAAATGTATGGGTAAAATCGAGGGATATGGCGCGAAAGATGAGAAAGATTACCCGGATTTTTCCAACAGAGGAAAAGTACAGATTATGTGATCAGTTGATACGTTCATCCAGATCTGTGTCAGCTAACATAGCTGAGGGCTTTGGCAGATATCATATGCAGGAAACTATTCAATTCAGCAGAATTGCTAAGGGATCACTGTATGAAACTCTAAACCATCTGTATGTAGCTCTGGATGAAGGATATATTACAACCGATGTTTTTAATGATCTTCGATCTGAAATCGAAGTCATTAATAAAATGATTAATGGCTACATCTACTACTTAAAGAAGGCTAAGAATAAATAG
- a CDS encoding enoyl-CoA hydratase/isomerase family protein produces the protein MSTNGEITLSIDNHIATIEFFHPKGNSLPGALLRELAQTITKAGESDNARVIIIKSRGNGAFCAGASFDELIAIEDFETGKEFFMGFALVLNAMRKSPKLILVRVHGKTVGGGVGIASAGDYTFAHENAAVKLSELALGIGPFVVGPAVERKVGTSAFAAMSTDATTWYDSEWAEERGLFNKVFKDVGEMDQAIEALAEQLAKSSPEAMSQLKNVFWKGTEGWDELLEQRAEISGRLVLSDYTKNFIKKFKNK, from the coding sequence ATGTCCACCAACGGCGAGATCACACTTTCAATTGACAATCACATAGCTACCATTGAATTCTTTCATCCCAAAGGCAACTCGCTTCCAGGGGCCCTGTTAAGAGAACTGGCACAGACTATCACTAAAGCCGGTGAAAGTGATAATGCCCGCGTGATCATAATTAAGAGCCGGGGTAACGGGGCGTTTTGTGCCGGAGCTTCATTTGATGAGCTGATCGCTATTGAAGACTTTGAAACCGGTAAAGAGTTTTTCATGGGATTTGCGCTGGTCCTTAATGCCATGCGAAAGAGCCCTAAACTGATCCTGGTACGGGTTCACGGAAAGACCGTGGGCGGGGGCGTCGGTATCGCTTCTGCCGGTGATTATACTTTTGCTCATGAAAATGCTGCGGTAAAACTAAGTGAACTAGCCCTGGGAATCGGCCCTTTCGTCGTAGGTCCTGCGGTTGAACGTAAAGTAGGAACCAGCGCTTTTGCAGCAATGTCAACTGATGCTACAACCTGGTATGACTCAGAATGGGCCGAAGAACGAGGCTTATTCAATAAAGTATTTAAAGATGTCGGTGAAATGGATCAGGCTATAGAAGCCCTGGCTGAACAACTGGCTAAATCCAGTCCTGAAGCCATGAGCCAGCTGAAAAATGTATTCTGGAAAGGCACAGAAGGCTGGGATGAGCTACTGGAACAAAGAGCTGAGATCAGTGGCCGACTGGTACTTTCTGACTATACCAAAAATTTCATCAAGAAATTTAAGAACAAGTAA
- a CDS encoding amidohydrolase family protein encodes MKYLLSAIIMLFLSNTVTAQDEWNVNDPDLGNSEDLTFTTDEGTWMNLDVSPDGNTIVFDLLGDIYSVPVTGGEATLLRGGHPYEVQPRFSPDGSKISFTSDAGGGDNIWVMDTDGGNARQVTDENFRLLNNAVWTPDGQYLVARKHFTSGRSLGAGEIWMYHISGGSGIQLVEKANEQQDIGEPWVSPDGRYVYYSQDVYPGGNFQYNKDPNSQIYVIRRYDREEGDTETVTGGNGGAVRSQISRDGKFLAFVRRVRTSSVLYIRELETGREWPVTKELSKDQQEAWAIFGVYTNFNWMPDNEHLVIWANGKINKVHYKTGDMEVIPFEAESSHKIYEAVRFKQEVAPESFKARAIRQTVTSPDGKMIVFGAAGHLYRKQLPNGKPTRLTRADEFEFEPSFSRDGRYLTYVSWSDTEMGAVKVINLSQRSATYSGNAVTTAKGIYREPRFSPDGTSIVYRRESGNGQQGFAYTENPGIYTIPATGGKPIMITDEGEMPRFNKDGDRIFYQTGGYIFGAINKSYKSVNLNGEDEITHFTSEYGHEMVPSPDNKWMAFSNLYKVYIAPFPKAGKPVALTPSTKAIPVKQISSEAGYHMHWSADSRKLFWTLGEEYFTTDLKDQFTFVEGAPDELPEPVSDGISIDLELDTYVPDGMIAITNARIITMNGDEVIEKGSILVDGNRIEAIGSDISIPDEAKVIDATGKTIMPGIVDVHAHLGNFRLGVSPQQQWEYFANVAYGVTTAHDPSSNSEMVFSHSEAIKAGNMIGPRVFSTGVILYGADGAFKAVIDNYEDAKFALERTKAWGAFSVKSYNQPRREQRQQVIKAAKELEMMVVPEGGSFFTHNMSMILDGHTGIEHNVPVVPLYKDVQNLWSSSETGYTPTHIVNYGSMSGEYYFYQKYNVWENERLLTFTPRSVVDPRSRHRTMVPDEEYENGHIKTAESSKLLTDAGVKVNLGAHGQLQGLGAHWELWMFVQGGMTEMEALRTATLNGAHYLGMDHEIGSLEEGKLADLVILDNNPLEDIRNTDSVTHTMVNGRLFDAATMNEMGNQMNERLPFWWERDNMSDSFDWHAITLEAAGLHCTCFGEQ; translated from the coding sequence ATGAAATACCTGCTATCTGCTATTATTATGCTCTTTTTGAGCAATACTGTAACCGCACAGGATGAATGGAATGTTAACGATCCTGATCTTGGGAATTCCGAAGATCTCACCTTTACAACCGATGAAGGAACCTGGATGAACCTGGATGTCAGTCCGGATGGTAACACCATTGTCTTTGACCTTCTGGGGGATATTTATTCCGTGCCGGTTACCGGTGGAGAGGCAACCCTGCTTCGAGGTGGCCATCCATATGAAGTGCAGCCTCGTTTTAGTCCGGACGGATCTAAGATCTCCTTTACCAGTGATGCCGGTGGTGGGGATAATATCTGGGTAATGGATACTGATGGCGGTAATGCAAGACAGGTTACAGATGAAAATTTCCGACTTCTCAATAATGCAGTTTGGACCCCCGATGGGCAGTACCTGGTCGCACGTAAGCATTTCACTTCCGGACGATCCCTGGGAGCAGGTGAGATCTGGATGTATCATATTTCCGGCGGAAGCGGTATTCAGCTGGTTGAAAAAGCCAATGAGCAGCAGGACATTGGCGAGCCCTGGGTTTCTCCTGATGGCCGGTATGTATACTATTCTCAGGATGTATATCCGGGAGGAAATTTTCAGTATAACAAAGACCCGAATTCTCAGATCTATGTGATCCGCCGTTATGACCGGGAAGAAGGAGACACGGAAACCGTGACCGGAGGCAATGGCGGTGCGGTCAGATCTCAGATTTCTCGGGATGGAAAATTCCTTGCCTTTGTACGCCGGGTAAGAACCAGCTCGGTTCTTTATATACGCGAACTCGAAACCGGACGTGAGTGGCCGGTAACAAAGGAACTTAGTAAAGACCAGCAGGAAGCATGGGCTATCTTCGGTGTATATACTAACTTCAACTGGATGCCGGATAACGAACATCTGGTAATATGGGCCAATGGTAAGATCAATAAGGTTCATTATAAGACCGGCGATATGGAGGTTATACCCTTTGAAGCAGAATCATCCCATAAGATCTATGAAGCGGTTCGTTTTAAACAGGAAGTTGCCCCTGAAAGCTTTAAGGCCAGGGCGATCCGCCAGACCGTAACTTCCCCGGACGGTAAGATGATCGTATTCGGGGCAGCAGGACACCTTTATCGCAAACAACTGCCCAATGGTAAGCCTACCCGCCTGACACGTGCCGATGAATTTGAATTTGAGCCGTCCTTTTCCAGGGATGGACGCTATCTGACCTATGTGAGCTGGAGCGATACTGAAATGGGGGCAGTAAAAGTGATCAATCTCAGTCAGCGTTCTGCAACTTATTCCGGAAATGCGGTCACCACCGCAAAAGGGATCTATCGCGAACCTCGTTTCTCTCCGGATGGCACGAGTATCGTCTATCGGCGTGAGAGCGGTAACGGCCAGCAGGGATTTGCTTATACAGAAAATCCCGGCATTTATACTATTCCTGCCACTGGCGGAAAGCCGATCATGATCACCGATGAAGGTGAAATGCCGCGTTTCAACAAGGACGGAGACCGTATCTTTTATCAAACCGGCGGCTATATTTTCGGAGCGATCAATAAATCTTATAAAAGTGTAAATCTGAACGGAGAGGATGAGATCACACACTTTACTTCAGAATACGGTCATGAAATGGTTCCCAGTCCGGACAATAAGTGGATGGCTTTCTCTAACCTTTATAAGGTTTATATCGCCCCTTTCCCTAAAGCAGGCAAACCGGTGGCGCTTACCCCTTCCACTAAAGCCATTCCGGTAAAACAAATTTCCTCTGAAGCCGGTTACCATATGCATTGGTCAGCTGACAGCCGGAAATTATTCTGGACACTAGGTGAAGAATACTTCACCACCGACCTTAAGGACCAGTTCACTTTTGTGGAGGGAGCACCCGATGAACTCCCGGAACCCGTTTCAGATGGGATCTCTATCGACCTTGAACTGGACACTTATGTTCCTGATGGTATGATCGCAATTACTAATGCACGGATCATTACCATGAACGGGGACGAAGTGATCGAAAAAGGAAGTATACTGGTGGATGGTAATCGTATCGAGGCGATAGGGAGCGATATCAGTATACCGGATGAAGCTAAAGTGATCGATGCAACCGGTAAGACGATCATGCCCGGCATAGTCGATGTCCATGCTCACCTTGGAAATTTCAGGCTGGGGGTTAGTCCACAACAGCAGTGGGAATATTTTGCTAATGTAGCTTATGGAGTTACGACTGCACATGACCCATCCTCAAATTCAGAAATGGTATTCTCTCATTCGGAAGCGATCAAAGCAGGTAATATGATCGGTCCCCGGGTATTCTCTACCGGAGTGATCTTATACGGTGCTGATGGTGCTTTTAAAGCCGTCATTGATAATTACGAGGATGCTAAATTTGCTCTCGAGAGAACCAAAGCCTGGGGAGCCTTTTCGGTAAAGAGTTATAATCAGCCCCGTAGAGAGCAGCGTCAGCAGGTCATCAAAGCAGCCAAAGAACTGGAAATGATGGTAGTACCTGAGGGAGGATCTTTCTTCACCCATAATATGAGTATGATCCTTGATGGCCATACAGGCATTGAACATAACGTACCGGTAGTTCCTCTTTATAAAGATGTACAAAATCTTTGGTCGTCCAGCGAGACCGGCTATACTCCCACTCACATCGTTAATTATGGATCGATGAGTGGTGAATACTACTTCTACCAGAAGTATAATGTATGGGAGAACGAGCGGCTGCTCACTTTTACTCCACGCTCTGTCGTAGACCCGCGTTCACGCCACCGAACCATGGTCCCTGATGAGGAATATGAGAACGGGCATATTAAAACGGCTGAATCATCTAAATTACTCACAGATGCAGGCGTTAAAGTGAACCTGGGTGCACACGGACAGCTGCAGGGACTGGGTGCCCACTGGGAATTATGGATGTTTGTTCAGGGCGGTATGACTGAAATGGAAGCACTGAGAACAGCAACACTAAATGGTGCTCATTATCTTGGAATGGATCATGAGATCGGTTCTCTTGAAGAAGGCAAACTGGCTGATCTGGTGATCCTGGATAATAATCCTCTTGAAGACATACGCAATACCGACTCGGTCACTCATACCATGGTAAACGGCAGATTATTTGATGCCGCCACTATGAACGAGATGGGAAATCAGATGAATGAAAGATTACCCTTCTGGTGGGAAAGAGATAACATGAGTGATTCTTTCGACTGGCATGCCATTACTCTGGAAGCTGCAGGATTACACTGCACCTGCTTTGGAGAACAATGA
- the paaZ gene encoding phenylacetic acid degradation bifunctional protein PaaZ translates to MKVHSYIQGKFLTEGTETDLISAVTNEPIAQMVEADIDYKSAVDYAKEMGGPKLREMTIHERAFKIKFLGQYLMERKEKYYEISRHTGATRMDSWIDIEGGIITAFGISSKSRRELSDLPWHVEGGVERLSRKGTFMGQHICVPRKGVAVHINAFNFPVWGMLEKLAPSIIAGMPVIVKPAPTGAYLAGEVFKDMVESGILPEGSIQFIAADKPGDLLDHLTSQDMVAFTGSALTGRKLKSHPNIIANNVHFNLEADSLNCSILGEDVTPDMEEFGLFIKEVAREMTVKTGQKCTAIRRTIVPEHLADDVIDALRDRLEKTTIGDPGEEDIRMGPLASSLQAERFEEQLQELSEVTETVYAAESDLNGAFTNPRVLVCHKPLQVDAVHSLEAFGPMTTVMPYKSTQEAIDLANKANGSLVGSLFTADDEIAHEVTMGCAPYHGRFMVINRNSAKESTGHGSPIASLVHGGPGHAGGGEELGGARAVLHNMQRIALQGSPTTLRNIVKQNIKGAETEEFSRHPFQMYFEELTIGKAFTTETHTVTEQDVADFAELTGDNFYAHTDPDAASRSLFGKIVAHGYFVLSKAAGLFVHPDEGPVMLNYGLQNLSFLVPVAPGDTIQAKLILKRKNIRQQKETDKFPFGVVYWDVEVTNQNQELVAEYTIMTLVKRKDKLEIDVG, encoded by the coding sequence ATGAAAGTCCATTCCTACATCCAGGGTAAATTCCTTACCGAGGGCACCGAAACAGACCTTATCTCAGCCGTCACGAATGAGCCGATCGCTCAGATGGTAGAAGCGGATATCGATTATAAATCAGCTGTGGATTATGCCAAGGAAATGGGCGGGCCTAAACTCCGGGAAATGACCATCCATGAGCGTGCATTCAAGATCAAGTTTCTGGGTCAGTATCTGATGGAGCGGAAGGAGAAATATTACGAGATCTCCAGACATACCGGTGCCACAAGAATGGATTCCTGGATCGATATTGAAGGTGGAATCATTACTGCTTTCGGCATATCCAGTAAGTCCCGCCGGGAATTATCCGACCTCCCCTGGCATGTTGAAGGTGGGGTAGAACGACTGTCCAGAAAAGGCACGTTTATGGGGCAGCACATCTGTGTACCCCGAAAGGGTGTAGCGGTTCATATTAACGCTTTTAATTTTCCGGTATGGGGAATGCTCGAAAAACTGGCTCCCTCCATTATTGCCGGAATGCCTGTGATCGTGAAGCCCGCACCGACCGGAGCTTATCTTGCCGGCGAGGTTTTTAAGGATATGGTTGAGTCCGGTATTCTTCCCGAAGGTTCGATACAGTTTATTGCTGCTGATAAGCCCGGAGACCTGCTGGATCACCTGACCTCTCAGGATATGGTTGCTTTTACCGGTTCAGCTCTTACCGGCAGGAAACTAAAATCCCACCCCAATATCATTGCTAATAATGTTCACTTTAATCTGGAGGCGGACTCCCTGAACTGTTCTATACTCGGAGAGGATGTCACTCCGGATATGGAAGAATTTGGTCTTTTTATTAAAGAGGTAGCGCGGGAAATGACAGTCAAGACCGGGCAGAAATGTACGGCTATTCGTCGCACTATCGTACCGGAGCATCTGGCAGATGATGTGATAGATGCCCTTAGAGACCGCCTCGAAAAGACCACTATCGGGGATCCGGGAGAGGAAGATATCCGAATGGGTCCATTGGCCAGCTCCCTGCAGGCAGAACGATTCGAAGAACAACTTCAGGAACTGTCTGAAGTCACCGAAACCGTATATGCTGCCGAAAGCGACCTGAACGGAGCATTCACCAATCCGCGAGTACTGGTTTGTCACAAACCTTTGCAGGTAGATGCCGTTCACAGTCTTGAAGCATTTGGCCCGATGACCACAGTAATGCCTTACAAATCCACTCAGGAAGCTATTGATCTTGCTAATAAAGCCAATGGTTCACTGGTTGGATCGCTCTTTACGGCAGATGATGAAATTGCACATGAAGTGACCATGGGCTGTGCCCCTTATCACGGCCGTTTTATGGTCATCAACAGAAACTCAGCAAAAGAATCCACCGGACATGGTTCACCGATCGCATCTTTGGTCCACGGCGGTCCAGGTCATGCCGGGGGAGGTGAGGAACTTGGAGGAGCAAGGGCGGTACTCCATAATATGCAGCGGATCGCACTTCAGGGATCTCCTACCACGCTTCGGAATATTGTGAAACAGAATATCAAAGGAGCAGAGACGGAAGAATTCAGCAGGCATCCTTTTCAGATGTACTTCGAAGAACTTACGATCGGTAAAGCCTTTACTACCGAGACACATACGGTAACTGAACAGGATGTGGCAGACTTTGCCGAACTGACAGGTGATAACTTCTATGCCCACACTGATCCGGATGCTGCCTCTCGCTCCCTGTTCGGCAAGATCGTGGCGCACGGTTACTTTGTACTTTCAAAAGCAGCAGGTTTATTCGTACACCCTGATGAAGGTCCCGTAATGCTGAACTACGGACTTCAGAACCTCTCCTTCCTGGTTCCTGTAGCTCCCGGAGATACCATACAGGCAAAACTGATCCTCAAACGAAAGAACATTCGCCAGCAGAAAGAGACCGATAAATTCCCCTTCGGTGTGGTTTACTGGGATGTGGAAGTAACCAACCAGAATCAGGAACTGGTAGCAGAATACACGATCATGACGCTGGTGAAAAGGAAGGATAAGCTGGAGATAGATGTGGGGTAG
- a CDS encoding four helix bundle protein, translated as MNEPAKSFEDLLVWQKSHEHVLKIYQLTEAFPKSELYGLTSQYRRAAVSVAANIAEGFKKRGGRDKIRFVNIAQGSLEECKYYSVLAADLKYVESRPFVSETIRISKLLSGYRKSIERGLKYIFKFLFFLCRMPYAVCRILNYPTSISSLSFLFTSVMIVYSATSS; from the coding sequence ATGAATGAACCTGCAAAATCATTTGAAGATTTACTCGTATGGCAAAAATCACACGAGCATGTACTAAAAATCTACCAGCTTACAGAAGCTTTTCCTAAGTCTGAGTTGTATGGGTTGACAAGTCAATATCGCAGAGCCGCTGTGTCGGTTGCAGCGAATATTGCAGAAGGTTTCAAGAAAAGGGGAGGTCGGGATAAAATACGATTTGTAAATATAGCTCAGGGATCCCTTGAAGAGTGTAAATATTACAGTGTGCTGGCAGCTGATCTGAAATATGTTGAATCAAGACCTTTTGTATCTGAAACTATTAGGATATCAAAGCTACTTAGTGGATATAGAAAATCAATAGAAAGAGGTCTTAAATACATTTTTAAGTTTCTCTTTTTTTTATGCCGTATGCCGTATGCCGTATGCCGTATCTTAAACTACCCCACATCTATCTCCAGCTTATCCTTCCTTTTCACCAGCGTCATGATCGTGTATTCTGCTACCAGTTCCTGA
- a CDS encoding transferase hexapeptide repeat family protein, translated as MAIYKFKNHIPAVHPSSFIHPLAAVTGNVIVGKDVYVGPGAAIRGDWGKIVIKDGCNVQENCTVHMFPGVTVTLEKGAHVGHGAIIHGAHLGENCLIGMNAVVMDNVKVGKECIIGAMTFVPEGMEIPDRKVVVGNPAKIIKDVSDEMAAWKTEGTGWYQRLPRDLHETLEEVDPLREIPEDSVESEKSYRTWGSKKADR; from the coding sequence ATGGCAATCTACAAGTTTAAAAACCACATTCCGGCAGTTCACCCCTCCTCCTTCATTCATCCATTGGCTGCAGTAACAGGAAATGTGATCGTCGGAAAGGATGTGTATGTAGGTCCGGGTGCAGCGATACGGGGTGACTGGGGTAAGATCGTAATTAAAGATGGCTGTAATGTTCAGGAGAATTGCACGGTTCATATGTTCCCGGGCGTGACGGTAACACTCGAAAAAGGGGCGCATGTGGGACACGGTGCAATAATTCACGGAGCTCATCTTGGAGAGAATTGCCTGATCGGAATGAATGCGGTAGTGATGGATAATGTGAAAGTCGGAAAAGAATGCATCATCGGAGCCATGACCTTTGTTCCGGAGGGAATGGAGATCCCGGACCGAAAAGTAGTAGTCGGCAACCCGGCCAAGATCATCAAAGATGTTTCTGATGAAATGGCAGCCTGGAAGACGGAAGGAACCGGTTGGTATCAGCGACTTCCGAGAGACCTGCACGAAACCCTTGAAGAAGTTGATCCCCTTAGAGAAATCCCGGAAGATAGCGTCGAATCTGAAAAAAGCTACAGGACCTGGGGCAGTAAAAAAGCAGATAGATAA
- the pcaF gene encoding 3-oxoadipyl-CoA thiolase has protein sequence MEAYIIDGIRTPIGKLKGSLSPVRADDLAAIPIKELLNRNPKLDPESVEDVILGCANQAGEDNRNVARMASLLAGLPVSVPGETVNRLCASGMSATVKAYHAIKAGEGDVFITGGVEHMTRGPIVLGKGSSPYSGTTEMHDSTFGWRFVNPKMHERYGSDGMGITAENVVEMHNISREDQDKFAAWSQQKAGTARDSGRLAKEIIPVEIPQRKGDPVLFEHDEFMRPDTTADILAKLRPAFRKDGSVTAGNASGLNDGAGALLIASDTAVKEYSFDPKARIVAHAVSGIEPRIMGLGPVEATQKVMKRAGLSLDDMDIIELNEAFAGQSLGVTRMLGMEDDDPRLNPNGGAIAIGHPLGMTGQRLLQTATVELHERKDARYALCTLCVGVGQGMAVILEKVS, from the coding sequence ATGGAAGCCTACATCATCGACGGAATCAGAACTCCAATTGGAAAGCTTAAGGGATCACTCTCGCCGGTTCGGGCAGATGATCTGGCCGCTATTCCTATTAAAGAGCTTTTGAATAGAAATCCGAAACTGGATCCTGAATCAGTAGAGGATGTTATCCTGGGTTGTGCAAATCAGGCCGGCGAAGATAACCGCAATGTAGCCAGAATGGCTTCTCTGTTAGCCGGGTTACCGGTTTCCGTTCCCGGTGAAACGGTTAACCGGCTATGTGCTTCAGGAATGAGTGCTACTGTAAAAGCTTATCATGCGATCAAGGCCGGTGAGGGGGATGTCTTTATCACCGGTGGTGTAGAGCATATGACCCGCGGGCCTATCGTACTCGGAAAAGGCTCCTCTCCTTATTCAGGCACCACTGAAATGCATGACTCCACCTTTGGCTGGAGATTTGTTAACCCAAAAATGCATGAGAGATACGGGTCTGACGGTATGGGTATCACAGCAGAGAATGTGGTTGAAATGCATAATATCAGCCGTGAAGACCAGGACAAATTCGCGGCATGGTCTCAGCAGAAAGCCGGTACAGCCAGAGACTCAGGTCGCCTGGCTAAAGAGATCATACCGGTTGAGATCCCGCAGAGAAAGGGAGATCCGGTGCTCTTTGAACATGATGAATTTATGCGGCCGGATACTACCGCTGATATTCTTGCCAAACTACGCCCGGCCTTCAGAAAAGATGGCAGCGTGACCGCAGGAAATGCCTCCGGACTAAATGACGGTGCAGGGGCTCTGCTGATTGCATCTGATACCGCAGTCAAAGAATACAGTTTCGATCCTAAAGCAAGGATTGTTGCCCATGCAGTAAGCGGTATCGAACCACGCATAATGGGACTGGGACCGGTCGAAGCAACTCAGAAAGTAATGAAACGTGCCGGACTTTCACTCGACGACATGGACATCATAGAACTCAATGAAGCATTTGCAGGTCAGTCGTTGGGTGTTACCCGCATGCTTGGTATGGAAGATGATGACCCGAGGCTAAATCCTAATGGGGGAGCCATTGCTATCGGCCACCCTCTGGGTATGACCGGTCAGCGCCTTCTTCAGACCGCTACTGTCGAACTCCACGAGCGTAAAGATGCCCGTTATGCATTATGTACTCTTTGTGTAGGTGTTGGACAGGGAATGGCTGTGATCCTGGAGAAGGTTTCTTGA
- a CDS encoding 3-hydroxyacyl-CoA dehydrogenase NAD-binding domain-containing protein, with translation MTITGDAKIGVIGAGTMGTGIAQVAATQGHHVYLYDSFSEQLKKSEAGLKKILNRQIEKGRMTEEEVSGILSRIEFVDNITMYGDCSFVIEAVVENPDVKKDVFSRLEGIVSKDCILASNTSSLSIASISAALKKPERFLGVHFFNPAPLMKLVEIIPGIPTEQKFTDAARELIRSWDKITVKAKDTPGFICNRVARPFYGEALRIYEEGIADAATIDWAMKEIGGFKMGPFELMDLIGHDVNYEVTCSVFEAFYYDPRFKPSFAQKRMVEAGWLGRKTGRGFYDYREGANNPEPVKDKELGQTIFDRILVMLMNEASDAVFMKIATVEDVDLAMQNGVNYPKGLLKWADESGLHNVLDQMTALQVEYREDRYRPNPMLKKLVAEGKNFYDF, from the coding sequence ATGACCATCACAGGAGATGCAAAGATCGGTGTTATAGGCGCCGGTACCATGGGAACCGGAATTGCTCAGGTAGCAGCTACTCAGGGACATCACGTATATCTTTATGATTCCTTTTCAGAACAACTGAAAAAATCGGAAGCCGGACTTAAGAAGATCCTGAACCGGCAGATCGAAAAAGGCCGGATGACCGAAGAAGAAGTCTCCGGAATTCTTAGCCGGATCGAATTTGTTGATAACATTACCATGTATGGTGACTGCTCGTTTGTGATCGAAGCTGTCGTTGAAAATCCGGATGTGAAAAAGGATGTATTCTCAAGACTGGAAGGAATTGTATCTAAAGACTGCATTCTGGCCTCCAATACTTCTTCCCTCTCCATCGCATCTATCTCAGCGGCTTTGAAAAAACCCGAACGCTTTCTGGGGGTTCATTTCTTTAACCCGGCACCCCTGATGAAATTAGTGGAGATCATTCCCGGAATACCGACGGAACAGAAATTCACAGATGCTGCCAGAGAACTCATTCGCAGCTGGGATAAGATCACGGTAAAAGCAAAAGATACTCCGGGATTCATCTGTAATCGTGTAGCCCGACCGTTTTATGGGGAAGCACTACGTATCTATGAAGAAGGCATTGCAGATGCTGCTACTATTGACTGGGCCATGAAAGAGATCGGCGGATTCAAAATGGGCCCTTTTGAACTGATGGACCTGATCGGCCATGATGTTAATTATGAAGTAACCTGTTCCGTATTTGAAGCTTTTTATTATGATCCCCGTTTTAAACCGTCATTTGCACAGAAAAGAATGGTGGAAGCCGGTTGGTTAGGAAGAAAGACCGGGCGTGGCTTTTACGACTATCGGGAAGGAGCTAATAATCCTGAACCCGTAAAAGATAAAGAGCTGGGTCAGACGATCTTCGACCGGATCCTGGTAATGCTGATGAATGAAGCCAGTGATGCAGTCTTTATGAAGATCGCTACCGTCGAGGATGTAGATCTTGCTATGCAAAACGGAGTCAATTATCCTAAAGGCCTGCTGAAGTGGGCGGATGAAAGCGGCTTACATAATGTACTGGATCAGATGACCGCTCTTCAGGTCGAATATCGCGAAGACCGGTATCGTCCGAATCCAATGCTAAAGAAGCTGGTTGCTGAGGGAAAGAATTTCTACGATTTTTAA
- the paaI gene encoding hydroxyphenylacetyl-CoA thioesterase PaaI, whose amino-acid sequence MDKDEIIKSMTERDAFSKWLGIKILDLEAGYCKLQMEVRSEMTNGFGVCHGGVTFSLADSALAFASNSRNKISFALENNINFTRKVSVGDILTAETEEIQNGRTIGVYKVRITDQEDKLVAEFRGTVFRSGETHD is encoded by the coding sequence ATGGATAAGGACGAGATCATAAAAAGTATGACGGAGAGAGATGCTTTTTCCAAATGGCTGGGCATCAAGATTCTCGACCTGGAAGCCGGTTACTGCAAACTACAGATGGAAGTCCGGAGTGAAATGACCAATGGTTTCGGTGTGTGTCATGGCGGGGTTACCTTTTCTTTAGCCGACAGCGCATTGGCCTTTGCATCGAATTCCAGAAACAAGATCTCCTTTGCCCTCGAAAATAATATCAACTTTACCCGAAAAGTCTCGGTCGGGGATATACTGACGGCCGAAACCGAAGAGATACAGAATGGCCGCACCATCGGGGTTTATAAAGTGCGCATTACAGACCAGGAAGATAAGCTGGTTGCCGAATTCAGAGGCACTGTATTCCGAAGCGGCGAGACGCACGACTAA